A single Cucumis melo cultivar AY chromosome 4, USDA_Cmelo_AY_1.0, whole genome shotgun sequence DNA region contains:
- the LOC103489890 gene encoding LOB domain-containing protein 29: protein MTGSGSPCGACKFLRRKCVRGCVFAPYFCHEQGATHFAAIHKVFGASNVSKLLARLPITERCEAAVTISYEAQARLQDPIYGCVSHIFALQQQVVSLQAQLASLKEQAAESIMNASSNVGGVNEKINSRKVPSHPQDLHSWFQSEQPNVTLEFNPNPTPNNNCASNTNYYDENYRIMVNSQSNGNYENHHIAKMEESGSYGSFEETSGYSMYTLDQLHSNVQQWSFSDSADDLQSVAFGNRHW, encoded by the exons ATGACGGGGTCTGGTTCTCCTTGCGGAGCTTGCAAATTCTTGAGAAGAAAATGTGTAAGGGGATGTGTTTTTGCACCATATTTTTGCCATGAACAAGGTGCTACTCATTTTGCTGCCATTCATAAAGTGTTTGGAGCAAGTAATGTTTCTAAGCTTCTTGCTCGTCTTCCTATTACTGAAAGATGTGAGGCTGCTGTTACTATTTCTTATGAAGCTCAAGCTAGGCTTCAAGATCCTATTTATGGCTGTGTTTCTCATATCTTCGCCCTCCAACAACAG gTTGTGAGTCTTCAGGCACAACTTGCTTCTTTGAAGGAACAAGCAGCGGAAAGCATTATGAACGCGTCCAGTAACGTGGGCGGGGTGAATGAGAAGATCAATAGTAGAAAGGTTCCTTCTCATCCCCAAGATCTTCATAGTTGGTTTCAGTCGGAGCAACCAAATGTAACACTTGAGTTCAACCCAAACCCGACTCCGAATAATAATTGTGCATCAAACACTAATTATTATGATGAGAATTATCGCATTATGGTGAATTCACAATCCAATGGGAACTATGAGAATCATCACATTGCAAAAATGGAGGAAAGTGGATCATATGGAAGCTTTGAAGAAACCTCAGGGTATTCGATGTATACTCTCGATCAATTGCATTCAAATGTTCAACAATGGAGCTTCAGTGATTCAGCTGATGATTTACAATCAGTTGCTTTTGGCAATAGACATTGGTGA